The Methanosarcina acetivorans C2A genome includes the window TCCCGATTCACAGAACTCACATGGTAATGACTATGATTGCAGTAACTGTCCTGATAGGACTGCTTCAACTGAATCTCGGGTTCCTGCTAGGATTTGCAAACATCTCCAAGCACCACGGAGTAAAGCATGCAGTTCTTGAAAAAGGCAGTTGGCTTGTTATTGAACTCGGTGTACTTCTTGCAGCCATCGGCTACCTTGGCGGCACAGGACTGGCTTATGTCGGTGCTGTAGTTCTTGTTCTCGGAATTGTGATGCTCACCATGGGTGAAGGTATCAAAGGTCCGATTGAATTGCCATCTCTTATGGGTAATGCGTTGTCGTATGCCCGTATTATTGCAGTCGGTCTGTCTTCGATTTACATCGCTTCAACGGTCAATGATATTGCTTTTGAAATGATCTGGGCTGATCACTCCAAGATCGGTTTCGTAGCAATAGCTGCAATACTTGTGTTTATACTCGGACACGCACTTAACACTGTCTTGAGTATCATCGCTCCCGGACTGCATGCACTCAGGTTGCAGTATGTAGAATTCTTCGGAAAATTCTACGAAGGTGGGGGCAGAAAATACAACCCATTCGGATACATAAGAAAATACACGGAGGAATAAAAACATGGTAGGAGAAGAATTAATAAGTGGACCTTTCCTGGACGCAGACGGAATGAAGGCACTCGGTGCAGCACTCGCAATCACAGTAACTGGGCTTGCATCTGCATGGGCTGAAAAAGAAATCGGTACCGCAGCAATCGGCGCTATGGCAGAAAACGAAGGGTTATTCGGTAAGGGTCTTATCCTTACTGTCATTCCTGAAACCATCGTTATCTTCGGTCTTGTCGTTGCATTGCTTATCAATTCTGCTTAAATTTAAGAGCGTAACCCGCTCTTAAATTTCTTAGAGCATTACTCTTAGCTTCTCTGGGTGTTTTTTTCCCTTACCAGGCGGAGTTGGAGTGTTTATATGCTCTAAGTTCCCCTTAGGTATCGTTGCACTCTAAGCAGCTTAGAGTTTTGCTCTAAGCTTTAGAGCACTTTTTTGCTCTAAATTTATTTGGAGGTGTAAGCATGGGACTAGAGATCGTTATAAAAGACATCCAGGAGGGTGCGAGAGCTGAGGTTTCCCGTATAAATACCGAAGCCGATGCAAAGGCCTCCGAGATCACAAATGAGGCTAAAGAAGTACAGAAGAAGATGCTCGGGGACAGCCTTGCTAAGGTGGAAGAGGACCTCCAAAAGCTGCACCAGCAGGTTATATCAAGTGCAAACCTGGAAGTAAAAAGAATTACGCTGAACAAGCGCAAGGAACTTCTAGATAATGTTTATAGCCAGACAGTTGAGTCCATCAAGTCAATGCCGGCGTCCAAAAATGAAAAGTTACTGAAGCACATTATCGACAAATATGAGGCTAGCGGTGATAAAATTTATTCTTCTAAGGCTTCAGAAGAGACCGTCAGGAAATTATCTTCGTTAACTTATGCTGGTAATATTGACTGTATCGGCGGCGTTGTTCTGGAAAACGAAGACGGGACAGTCAGGTTAGATTACACATACGATTCAATCCTGAAAAACGTGTATGAGCGTTCATTGAAGCAGATATCTGATATATTATACGGGTGATGTTCGATGCGGCTTTTGGAGAGACTCTGGGGGAAAAAACCCTCACGAAAATCCGATAAGAAGAAAAAAGGCACTTCTAACTATGCTTATGCCGTAACCCGTGTCCGTGCGATGAAGAGTAAGCTGCTTCCAAAAGAAACGTATCCGCGGCTTCTCAACATGGGGATCGATGAAATCACCCGCTTTATCCAAGAGTCTGAATACAAAAACGACGTTGACGAACTGGCAATGAAATACAGCGGTGGCGATCTGGCAGAACACGCATTAAATAGGAATCTTGCGCTCACCTATGACAAGTTGCTCAGGATCACCTCAGGAGAATTAAACTACCTGATCGCGGCATATCTTTTAAGATATGACATCTGGAATGTAAAAACGCTTCTCCGCGGTAAACTGTACAATGCATCCGTTGAGGATATCCTGGAGTCTCTGATTTCTGCCGGGGAGTTTACCTATACCTTCCTGTCAGAACTTGCAGCCAAGGCCACATATCAGGAAATCATTGATGCCCTGAAAGAGACCGATTATTATCCCCTGCTGCAGGAGTTTGACGGAAATAACCTGGCATACATAGAAAACGAGCTTGACAAGATGTACTATTCAAGCCTGTTTGCCGCAATTGGAAAACCCAGGTCCAAGGACCGTAAGCTCTTTGCAAGGTTCATCAAACTCGAAGTCGATGTCAAGAACCTAGGTACCCTCTTCAGGCTGAAAAAAGCAGGAGTCGAGAAATCTGATGAGATCATGCCTCTCATGATCGAAGGCGGTCTTGAGCTTAAGCCCGAGAAACTGGCAACGCTCCCTTACGAACAGTTTATCGATGAACTTCGGAAAACTCAGTACTGGGATGCAATTGCTACTGTAACGGGTCTGGAGACAGCTTCTTTGACTATCGTTGAAAGCAGGCTCATAAGGTACTATCTTGAATCTGCAACCACTTATTCGCATGTATCTCCGATCTCAATTGTACCTATTATGGAATATATTATCCATAAAAATAACGAGGTCAACAACCTCCGGATTATTTTCAGAGGTAAGGAGGCTGACCTCAGTGATACACTAATTAAAGACCAGTTGGTGGTTATCTAATGGAGTTGGCAGTGATCGGAAAGAGCGAGTTTGTCACGGGG containing:
- a CDS encoding V-type ATP synthase subunit C; amino-acid sequence: MRLLERLWGKKPSRKSDKKKKGTSNYAYAVTRVRAMKSKLLPKETYPRLLNMGIDEITRFIQESEYKNDVDELAMKYSGGDLAEHALNRNLALTYDKLLRITSGELNYLIAAYLLRYDIWNVKTLLRGKLYNASVEDILESLISAGEFTYTFLSELAAKATYQEIIDALKETDYYPLLQEFDGNNLAYIENELDKMYYSSLFAAIGKPRSKDRKLFARFIKLEVDVKNLGTLFRLKKAGVEKSDEIMPLMIEGGLELKPEKLATLPYEQFIDELRKTQYWDAIATVTGLETASLTIVESRLIRYYLESATTYSHVSPISIVPIMEYIIHKNNEVNNLRIIFRGKEADLSDTLIKDQLVVI
- a CDS encoding V-type ATP synthase subunit E, producing the protein MGLEIVIKDIQEGARAEVSRINTEADAKASEITNEAKEVQKKMLGDSLAKVEEDLQKLHQQVISSANLEVKRITLNKRKELLDNVYSQTVESIKSMPASKNEKLLKHIIDKYEASGDKIYSSKASEETVRKLSSLTYAGNIDCIGGVVLENEDGTVRLDYTYDSILKNVYERSLKQISDILYG